A stretch of DNA from Acidobacteriota bacterium:
AATCCGCCGTCGGACAGGTCATGGGCACCGGAGTGCAGACCTTTGACTGCAGATTCGAGTACCACGGAATGCAGTTTTTGTTCACGTTCATACTCAAGTTGAGGCAATGGCCCAATCACCTGACCGGTTTGGCGTTCCAGAAATTCGGTGGCGCCCAGTTCTTCAAATGAAGCTCCGAGCAGCACAACGACGTCTCCAAACTGCACCGCTGTGTTTGAGATGAGATAGCGAATATCTTCAATCAAGCCAACACTTCCAATCACAGGAGTTGGGTAGATTCCACGGCCTTCAGTTTCGTTATAAAGGCTCACATTGCCGCTGACCACGGGAGTGTCAAACGCACGGGCTGCAACGCCCATCCCGGCGACGGCTTCACGAAAGGCCCACATGACTTCGGGGCGTTCGGGGGAGGCAAAATTCAGACAGTTGGTGAGTCCAATTGGTTTGGCCCCAGCCGTGACGAGGTTCCGGCAGCTTTCCGCCACCAGGAGTTCAGCCCCACGGTGCGGATCAATCGCACAATACCGGCCATTGCCGTCAAGCGAAATCGCAATAGCTTTCCGGGTTTCTTTGACTCGCACCACCGACGCATCTGCGCCAGGGAGCACCACCGTGTTGGTACGGACCATATGGTCATACTGCTGATAAACCCATTCACGCGATGACAGATTCAACGAACCGAGCAGCGTCTGCAGAGTGCTGGCCACGGCATCGGGTGACAGGTTGCGGGTTGCTGGCGGCAACACTTCATCGAGCATCTTCTGTTCATTGTGCAGTCGTTCGGCCAACGGGAGTTCCATTCCGGCTGGCGCCGTGCAGGGGCGTTGATAGCGCGGGGCTTCGTCTGTGAGGTAGGTATTTGGAATGTCAGCCACAATTTCGCCAAAGTGGCGAACGCGCATGACTGGTTCCTGAATCACGTGGCCGATGATGACGGCGGAGAGTTCCCAGCGGGCAAAAATTTCCTGGACTTCCCGTTCCCGACCTGGCGCCGCCACCAGCAACATGCGTTCTTGTGATTCCGAGAGCAGGATTTCATACGGCGTCATGCCGGTTTCACGTTGCGGCACCAACGCCACGTCAATATCAATCCCATTGCCGGCGCGGGCGCCCATTTCGCAGCTTGACGAAGTGAGCCCAGCCGCACCCATATCCTGGATGCCCACCACACAGCCCGCCCGCATGGCTTCAAGACAGGCTTCGAGCAACAATTTTTCACAAAATGGATCGCCTACCTGAACGGTCGGGCGTTTGGAAAGGGCTTCGTCATCAAATTCAGCCGAAGCCATGGTGGCGCCGTGGATGCCATCCCGACCAGTTTTCGCACCGACATAGAGCACCGAATTACTGATGCCTTTGGCGCGACCGAAAAAGATTTGATCTTCGCGAACCAGACCCAGGGCAAAGGCATTGACAAGTGGATTGGGCGAATAACAGTCGGCGAAATACACTTCGCCGCCAATCGTCGGGCAGCCAAAGGCATTGCCATAGTGGCCGATGCCGTGCACGACGCCATTTAAAATGGCTCGATTCCGTGGGCCGTA
This window harbors:
- the purL gene encoding phosphoribosylformylglycinamidine synthase subunit PurL, which produces MSVSPPLTAEVIAAHGITPSEFDHIVALLGRTPNLVELGIFSVMWSEHCSYKSSRIYLKNLPTTGERVVQGPGENAGVINIGEGWCIAFKIESHNHPSFIEPFQGAATGVGGILRDIFTMGARPVALLNSLRFGRLDDPQYGPRNRAILNGVVHGIGHYGNAFGCPTIGGEVYFADCYSPNPLVNAFALGLVREDQIFFGRAKGISNSVLYVGAKTGRDGIHGATMASAEFDDEALSKRPTVQVGDPFCEKLLLEACLEAMRAGCVVGIQDMGAAGLTSSSCEMGARAGNGIDIDVALVPQRETGMTPYEILLSESQERMLLVAAPGREREVQEIFARWELSAVIIGHVIQEPVMRVRHFGEIVADIPNTYLTDEAPRYQRPCTAPAGMELPLAERLHNEQKMLDEVLPPATRNLSPDAVASTLQTLLGSLNLSSREWVYQQYDHMVRTNTVVLPGADASVVRVKETRKAIAISLDGNGRYCAIDPHRGAELLVAESCRNLVTAGAKPIGLTNCLNFASPERPEVMWAFREAVAGMGVAARAFDTPVVSGNVSLYNETEGRGIYPTPVIGSVGLIEDIRYLISNTAVQFGDVVVLLGASFEELGATEFLERQTGQVIGPLPQLEYEREQKLHSVVLESAVKGLHSGAHDLSDGGLLLALAELSFSLHGRSALGMAIDMKREGALADLSIAGLLFGETPSRMLVTVSAAHLDKFLTLAAEHSSGFGVRGSGFGVRGSGFGVRGSGFSN